One segment of Syntrophorhabdaceae bacterium DNA contains the following:
- a CDS encoding cache domain-containing protein — protein MKRIITGLVVMMVLVFCAAFISQAATQEEAKANVEKAMAFWKANGKDKAIAEFNNPKGQFTKGDMYIHVQDFSGVMLANGGNPKLVGQNHLEVKDASGKTFVKEQIDTAKTKGSGWVNYMWTNPSTKKVQAKTAWVQKVDGENIFIGCGVWK, from the coding sequence ATGAAACGAATTATTACGGGTCTGGTTGTGATGATGGTGCTGGTCTTCTGTGCCGCTTTTATCTCGCAGGCTGCGACACAGGAGGAAGCAAAAGCCAATGTCGAAAAGGCGATGGCATTCTGGAAGGCAAACGGTAAAGATAAGGCCATTGCGGAATTCAATAACCCGAAAGGCCAGTTCACCAAAGGCGACATGTATATTCATGTCCAGGACTTCAGCGGCGTTATGCTTGCCAACGGAGGAAATCCGAAGCTCGTCGGTCAGAACCACCTGGAAGTCAAGGATGCCTCGGGAAAGACTTTCGTGAAGGAACAGATCGATACGGCAAAGACCAAAGGCAGCGGCTGGGTAAACTATATGTGGACGAACCCCTCGACCAAGAAAGTGCAGGCTAAAACGGCCTGGGTACAGAAGGTGGACGGGGAAAATATATTTATCGGTTGCGGCGTCTGGAAATAA